In one window of Prevotella sp. E13-17 DNA:
- a CDS encoding gliding motility protein GldB, with translation MITCIGCQWHFRSEDTPSEEPLIKIDRFDKFEATYLITGDFAALQQMKTGYPIQTRTLIEDVLSLGPVDTLDINTKFLLFFQDSILQVLIKDVQRNYADMEDVNRQLSESFSRLRHQIPHLEIPQVYTQISSLDESIIVGQGMLGISLDKYLGEDYPLYKHFGYTDKQRKMMTKSYIVPDCLCFYLLSLYHKDHIDNVSHDQRCVYLGRVQYVVNQIMAQHLFDGEYVARAEAYMKQHPQTTIDDLLAEVN, from the coding sequence ATGATAACCTGTATAGGTTGCCAATGGCACTTTCGTTCCGAGGATACACCCTCGGAAGAGCCGTTGATAAAGATAGATCGTTTCGATAAGTTCGAAGCCACCTATCTCATTACGGGCGACTTTGCCGCCCTTCAGCAGATGAAGACCGGTTATCCCATTCAAACGCGCACTTTGATAGAAGACGTCTTAAGTCTTGGTCCAGTAGATACGCTTGATATAAATACAAAATTTCTTCTTTTCTTCCAGGATAGCATCTTGCAAGTCTTAATCAAGGATGTTCAGCGTAATTATGCAGATATGGAAGATGTTAATCGCCAGTTAAGCGAGTCTTTTTCTCGGTTACGTCATCAGATTCCCCATTTAGAGATTCCTCAAGTTTATACACAGATCAGCTCTCTCGACGAAAGTATTATTGTCGGACAGGGCATGCTGGGTATATCTCTTGATAAGTATCTTGGCGAAGACTATCCCCTTTACAAGCATTTCGGCTATACCGACAAGCAGCGCAAGATGATGACCAAGAGTTATATAGTGCCCGACTGTCTGTGTTTCTACCTGTTGAGTCTCTATCATAAAGATCACATTGACAATGTCTCTCATGATCAGCGTTGTGTCTATTTAGGCCGAGTTCAGTATGTTGTCAACCAAATCATGGCCCAACACCTTTTTGATGGCGAATATGTTGCGCGTGCCGAAGCCTACATGAAGCAACATCCGCAAACCACTATCGATGACCTTTTGGCCGAGGTCAATTGA
- a CDS encoding DUF4861 domain-containing protein, with protein sequence MKQIFTMFFLCFCLTVNAQYSFNVEVLNPANVAKSDQPVVVSLSDFEGVNSAIVTCNGEEIPCQLDDIDLNETFDELCFLVDLKGKEKRIYQVTLSQEGEPKNYPARVYAEMLIRNDKVKEKNKHNNFISSITARGDCDNPYNILHHHGVDFESELNGIRIYFDKRQTLDLYGKYHKRLELKETQFYTSPEQKAKEFGDDILWVGNTFGLGAFRGWNGEASTMIDPVKNRTQRIIAYGPLRTIVEIIDQGWEAPILEESDLASSGNKKPNLNMTIRYTQYAGHRDTDVDITFNRNVNNYQFSTGLIDIKGSEEFSDKEGLRGCWGTDFPAGDTINWKRETVGLGICIPNEYIVKELPANPNREEQGNNYTFVLRSNNNTIHYKVAYCSDNETFGLHSKTEWFKWLRDWKKEILSPITIKVKSIQKRASCK encoded by the coding sequence ATGAAACAAATTTTCACCATGTTCTTTTTGTGCTTTTGCCTAACAGTAAATGCACAGTATTCATTCAACGTTGAAGTCTTGAACCCAGCAAATGTTGCTAAATCAGATCAACCTGTAGTTGTTTCGTTAAGCGATTTTGAAGGTGTCAACTCGGCCATTGTCACTTGCAACGGCGAAGAGATACCTTGTCAGCTTGACGATATCGACCTCAATGAAACGTTCGACGAACTATGCTTTTTGGTAGATCTGAAGGGAAAAGAAAAAAGAATCTATCAAGTTACTCTCTCGCAAGAAGGTGAACCCAAAAACTACCCAGCACGGGTATATGCCGAAATGCTGATAAGAAACGATAAGGTGAAGGAGAAAAACAAACACAACAACTTTATTTCAAGCATAACAGCACGCGGAGACTGCGATAACCCATACAACATTCTTCACCATCATGGAGTTGACTTCGAAAGTGAACTGAATGGCATAAGAATCTATTTCGACAAACGTCAGACTCTTGATCTTTACGGGAAATATCATAAACGACTGGAACTGAAAGAAACGCAATTCTATACTTCGCCAGAACAAAAGGCTAAGGAGTTCGGCGACGACATCCTGTGGGTGGGCAACACTTTCGGACTGGGTGCGTTCAGAGGATGGAACGGAGAGGCGTCCACAATGATTGATCCCGTAAAGAACAGGACTCAGCGCATTATCGCATACGGACCACTGAGAACAATAGTAGAAATCATTGACCAGGGATGGGAAGCGCCCATCCTTGAGGAATCTGATCTCGCTTCATCAGGCAATAAGAAACCTAATCTAAATATGACGATACGCTACACCCAATATGCGGGACACAGAGATACTGACGTTGACATCACGTTCAACCGCAATGTAAACAATTATCAATTCTCGACAGGTCTTATCGACATTAAAGGATCGGAAGAGTTTTCTGATAAAGAGGGATTAAGGGGATGTTGGGGCACCGACTTTCCTGCAGGCGACACCATCAACTGGAAACGAGAAACTGTTGGTTTGGGCATCTGTATCCCTAACGAATATATTGTTAAAGAGCTGCCTGCTAATCCAAACAGAGAGGAGCAAGGCAACAACTACACATTCGTGCTAAGAAGCAACAATAACACAATTCACTACAAAGTAGCGTATTGCTCTGATAACGAGACATTTGGTTTGCATAGTAAAACCGAATGGTTTAAGTGGTTGCGTGATTGGAAAAAAGAAATTCTTTCACCTATTACCATTAAGGTAAAGAGCATTCAAAAAAGAGCGTCCTGCAAATAG
- a CDS encoding SDR family NAD(P)-dependent oxidoreductase: protein MKRAIVVGASSGIGMEVARLLRENGWTVGVAARRIEMLSEFDFNAKIDVNDDDSESKLLDLIDSVGGMDLYFHCSGIGHQNRQLEEEIEVQTVKTNCLGFTRMVGAAYRYFSSHGGGHIAVISSIAGTKGLGPAPSYSASKSFQGIYIQALEQLSNRNHLNIHFTDIRPGFVATALIDDGQSYPLVLDKHSVAEDIVRSVIKQRHRRVIDWRWRVITRLWRLVPNIIWRHLPL from the coding sequence ATGAAAAGAGCAATTGTAGTAGGAGCTTCATCAGGGATAGGTATGGAGGTTGCCAGACTATTGAGAGAGAACGGTTGGACAGTAGGAGTTGCTGCCAGAAGAATTGAGATGCTTTCCGAATTTGATTTTAATGCGAAAATAGATGTCAATGATGACGATTCAGAATCAAAGTTACTTGATCTCATTGATAGTGTAGGCGGTATGGACTTGTATTTCCATTGTTCAGGAATAGGTCATCAAAATAGACAGTTAGAAGAAGAAATTGAGGTGCAGACCGTGAAGACTAATTGTCTGGGGTTTACCAGAATGGTTGGAGCGGCATATCGCTATTTCTCCTCTCATGGAGGTGGCCATATCGCTGTGATCTCAAGTATTGCAGGTACAAAGGGGCTTGGTCCCGCACCCTCTTATTCTGCCTCCAAGTCATTTCAAGGAATATATATTCAGGCATTAGAGCAGCTGTCGAATAGAAATCATTTAAATATTCATTTTACTGATATTCGTCCGGGTTTTGTTGCTACAGCATTAATCGATGACGGGCAAAGTTACCCCTTGGTTTTGGATAAACATTCTGTTGCTGAAGATATTGTTCGTTCCGTCATCAAGCAGCGTCATAGACGTGTTATTGACTGGCGTTGGAGAGTGATTACAAGATTATGGCGTCTGGTTCCTAATATTATATGGAGACACCTTCCATTGTAA
- a CDS encoding mechanosensitive ion channel family protein, producing MIENRNQVADYITFYEMTEKRLGYLNDYANKRYNDIQTSIFKNGGDSYFIVLKNIGSKITETKEVVTSKYQNEDSKSDWGGAVILRLFVVIAFYIIIAVLLNLAVFKFIMPKRFHTQEFLKKKTSIIMATTTVTFAAIMGLLHATLDQYFYIMASSLLIEYAWLLGVILISLLLRVNGAQIKSAFSIYAPLIVIGFLVITFRIILIPNNLVNIVFPPILLLCTIWQWLVIKRHNQNVPRSDMFYTYLSLSIFICSLGCAWMGYTLLAVQILIWWIMQLTCILTITCVSQYLKIYGIKHGLEDKPISKTWFYKFIYKVVLPIMGVISVMLSIYWAADIFNLSDLCWQLFRRNFIDLKNFKISILKLCMVVNLWFVFSYATSTILSFMRLHYQTQDPSTAASREVMGRNVIQVFVWGIWLMISLSILNISVTWLLAISGGLSTGIGFASKDIIENIYYGASLMAGRIKVGDLIEVDGTMGKVTSISYTSTIIEAISGEVITFQNSQLFAKNYKNMTRNHGYVLAVIPFGVAYGSDIKKVSELIEDAANNLNLEFTDPARKATTAMVGLGDSSVDMKLIVWAEAVKKAFVVSEMTKCIYNTLNENGIEIPFPQRDITIRNAKELKG from the coding sequence ATGATAGAAAACAGAAACCAAGTTGCAGACTATATTACCTTCTATGAAATGACCGAAAAACGCCTTGGTTACCTGAACGATTATGCCAACAAACGTTATAACGATATTCAGACCAGCATATTCAAGAATGGAGGCGACAGCTACTTCATTGTACTGAAGAACATTGGCAGCAAAATCACTGAAACAAAAGAAGTTGTAACGAGCAAATACCAGAATGAGGATTCTAAATCCGACTGGGGAGGCGCTGTTATCTTGCGTTTATTTGTTGTCATAGCCTTTTACATCATCATTGCAGTTCTTCTTAATCTGGCAGTATTTAAATTCATCATGCCAAAACGTTTCCACACGCAAGAGTTTCTAAAGAAGAAGACCAGCATCATCATGGCAACAACGACTGTTACGTTTGCAGCAATCATGGGATTGCTTCACGCAACACTTGATCAATATTTCTATATCATGGCTAGTAGTTTGCTGATTGAATATGCTTGGCTATTAGGCGTTATTTTGATTTCACTGTTGTTGCGAGTTAATGGCGCTCAAATTAAAAGTGCCTTCTCAATATATGCCCCATTGATTGTTATAGGATTCCTTGTTATCACATTCAGAATCATCTTGATTCCCAACAATCTAGTTAACATTGTATTCCCCCCTATCTTATTACTTTGTACCATCTGGCAATGGTTGGTTATTAAGCGACACAACCAGAACGTACCACGTTCAGACATGTTCTACACCTATCTTTCTCTTAGCATTTTTATCTGCTCCTTGGGATGTGCATGGATGGGCTACACCCTACTTGCAGTACAAATACTAATATGGTGGATCATGCAGCTGACATGTATATTAACCATCACATGTGTCAGCCAATACTTGAAAATCTACGGTATCAAGCATGGACTGGAAGACAAACCTATCAGCAAGACATGGTTCTATAAATTTATATATAAGGTGGTACTACCCATCATGGGTGTCATCTCTGTGATGCTTTCTATTTATTGGGCTGCGGATATTTTTAACCTCAGCGATCTGTGTTGGCAGTTATTCAGAAGGAACTTTATTGATCTAAAAAACTTCAAAATCAGTATTCTCAAACTATGCATGGTGGTTAATCTTTGGTTTGTATTCTCATATGCAACCAGTACCATTCTCTCGTTTATGAGACTTCACTACCAGACCCAAGACCCATCAACAGCAGCTAGTCGCGAGGTAATGGGCCGAAACGTCATTCAAGTATTTGTATGGGGTATTTGGCTAATGATTTCGCTTTCGATATTAAACATCAGCGTAACGTGGCTACTTGCCATTTCTGGAGGTCTGTCTACCGGTATCGGTTTTGCATCTAAGGATATCATTGAGAATATCTACTATGGTGCCTCGCTGATGGCAGGAAGAATCAAAGTTGGTGACCTGATAGAAGTAGATGGAACGATGGGTAAAGTTACGTCTATCAGCTACACCTCTACCATTATAGAGGCCATCTCTGGCGAGGTTATCACATTCCAGAACAGCCAATTGTTTGCGAAAAACTACAAGAACATGACAAGAAATCATGGTTACGTGTTAGCTGTTATCCCATTTGGTGTTGCCTACGGTTCTGACATAAAGAAAGTATCAGAACTGATAGAAGATGCTGCCAACAACCTTAATCTGGAATTCACCGATCCTGCAAGAAAAGCAACGACAGCCATGGTCGGACTTGGAGACTCCAGTGTTGACATGAAACTGATAGTATGGGCAGAAGCTGTCAAGAAAGCCTTTGTGGTCAGTGAGATGACCAAGTGTATCTATAATACCCTTAACGAGAACGGTATTGAAATACCTTTCCCGCAAAGAGATATTACGATACGTAATGCTAAAGAACTAAAAGGTTAA
- a CDS encoding tetratricopeptide repeat protein: protein MDCKLYKKGIVTGSFALTLSLVPFVTFAQTEQEWRDSLSVLNEKIRQVPKSVDLRLRKAAVNIELGQWNYATDEYSRILELDPKNLSALYYRAYVHNHERRYELARQDYEACLAVVPRHFEAQLGLAIVKRNMGQKVEAMDEFNQLVQMFPDSAIAYAARAGYEVELKQYELALFDWDEAILRQPENMDYLMSKVDVLLILKRQKEANALMRRIRALE, encoded by the coding sequence ATGGATTGTAAATTATATAAGAAAGGCATAGTCACGGGCTCTTTTGCGCTGACCTTGTCGTTAGTTCCTTTCGTCACCTTTGCTCAGACTGAGCAAGAGTGGCGAGATTCTCTTTCTGTGCTTAACGAGAAGATTCGTCAAGTACCGAAGTCTGTCGATCTGAGATTGCGTAAGGCAGCCGTTAACATCGAGTTAGGGCAGTGGAACTATGCCACCGACGAGTATAGCCGGATTCTCGAACTTGATCCCAAAAATCTCTCTGCGCTATACTATCGTGCTTATGTGCATAATCATGAACGACGCTATGAATTGGCCAGACAGGATTATGAGGCTTGCCTGGCTGTCGTTCCTCGGCATTTTGAGGCGCAGTTGGGGTTGGCGATTGTCAAGCGTAACATGGGACAAAAGGTCGAAGCTATGGATGAATTTAACCAGTTGGTTCAAATGTTTCCAGATTCAGCTATAGCATACGCTGCTCGGGCCGGCTATGAAGTAGAGCTGAAGCAATACGAGTTGGCTCTTTTTGACTGGGATGAGGCTATTTTGCGTCAGCCCGAGAATATGGATTATCTAATGTCGAAGGTTGACGTTCTTCTTATTCTTAAGAGACAAAAAGAAGCCAATGCCCTCATGCGACGCATCAGGGCATTGGAATAA
- the leuB gene encoding 3-isopropylmalate dehydrogenase — protein MKLKIAVLPGDGIGPEIMTQGVAVLDAIAEKYGHEFEYQEALVGACAIDAVGEPYPEATHEVCMQADAVLFAAVGDLKYDNNPTAKVRPETGLLAMRKKLGLFANVRPVATFDCLLHKSPLKDELLKGADFVVLRELTGGMYFGEKYQDNDKAYDTDIYTRPEIERILKLAFEMALQRRKHLTVVDKANVLASSRLWRQIAKEIAPQYPEVETDYMFIDNASMRVLTEPRFFDVIVTENTFGDILTDETSCITGSMGLQPSSSLGEHTPLFEPVHGSWPQAAGQNLANPVAQILSAAMLLEHFGLSQEGKLIREAVNASLDAHIRTPEIQVEGAPKYGTKEVGQWIVNYIRKA, from the coding sequence ATGAAACTAAAGATAGCTGTTCTTCCTGGTGATGGCATAGGACCAGAAATAATGACGCAAGGTGTGGCTGTGCTTGATGCAATCGCAGAAAAGTATGGTCATGAGTTCGAATATCAAGAAGCTCTTGTCGGGGCTTGTGCCATTGATGCCGTTGGCGAGCCGTACCCCGAAGCTACACACGAGGTTTGTATGCAAGCTGATGCAGTACTATTTGCTGCCGTCGGAGATTTAAAGTATGATAACAATCCAACGGCAAAGGTGCGTCCTGAGACAGGTCTTCTTGCCATGCGCAAGAAATTAGGACTCTTTGCCAATGTTCGCCCTGTGGCAACTTTCGACTGCTTACTGCATAAGTCACCTCTGAAAGATGAACTCCTGAAGGGGGCCGACTTTGTCGTACTTCGTGAGCTGACTGGTGGAATGTATTTCGGCGAGAAATACCAGGACAACGATAAGGCTTATGATACAGATATTTATACTCGTCCAGAGATAGAACGTATTCTGAAACTTGCATTCGAGATGGCACTTCAGCGCAGAAAGCATCTCACTGTTGTTGATAAGGCAAACGTGTTGGCTTCAAGTCGCTTGTGGCGTCAAATTGCTAAAGAGATAGCCCCCCAGTATCCAGAAGTCGAAACTGATTATATGTTTATAGACAACGCTTCTATGCGTGTTTTGACAGAGCCTCGCTTCTTTGATGTGATTGTAACAGAAAACACTTTTGGCGATATTTTAACCGATGAGACCTCATGTATTACTGGATCTATGGGCTTGCAGCCTTCGTCTTCATTGGGTGAGCACACACCACTGTTTGAACCTGTTCATGGCTCATGGCCACAGGCTGCAGGTCAGAATCTTGCCAATCCTGTGGCACAGATACTTTCAGCAGCAATGTTGTTAGAGCACTTTGGCTTGTCGCAAGAAGGAAAACTGATCCGTGAGGCTGTGAATGCTTCTCTCGATGCTCATATCCGCACACCTGAGATTCAGGTGGAAGGAGCACCAAAGTACGGAACCAAAGAGGTAGGACAATGGATTGTAAATTATATAAGAAAGGCATAG
- a CDS encoding alpha-isopropylmalate synthase regulatory domain-containing protein, with protein MGKAEHVKDMHNFRPYIEIMDSTLRDGEQTSGVSFLPHEKLMIARMLLRDLNVDRIEVASARVSDGEKEAVKMICRYARQIERLDSVEVLGFVDGKVSVDWVKDAGACVLNLLAKGSLKHCREQLQKTPEEHLSDIKAVLDYADRNGIAVNLYLEDWSSGMKDSPDYVYQMMDELVDYPIRRFMLPDTLGIMNPLQVIEYFRKMLKRYPDTHFDFHAHNDYDLAVSNSLAAALSGARGLHVTVNGLGERCGNAPLSSVQVILKDQFNAKTSINESKLNDISRLVESYSGISIAPNQPIIGDNVFTQVAGVHADGDNKGGLYHNELVPERFGRKREYAMGKTSGKANITRNLRELGLELTAEQTQRVTKRITELGDRKEVVTQEDLPFIVSDVLKHDVAEERVKLVSYQVSLAYGLKPLANVKIEINGNQYEGHSSGDGQYDAFVKAIRKIYKEYLDRTFPLLENYAVTIPPGGRTDALVQTVITWQMGDGKLIRTRGLDADQTEAAIKATIKMLNIVESKQ; from the coding sequence ATGGGAAAAGCAGAACATGTGAAGGATATGCACAACTTCCGTCCATATATAGAAATTATGGATTCCACGCTTCGTGATGGAGAACAGACGAGTGGAGTGTCTTTTCTTCCTCACGAAAAGCTGATGATTGCGCGTATGTTGCTTCGTGACTTAAATGTTGATCGTATTGAGGTGGCATCGGCACGAGTCTCCGATGGCGAGAAAGAGGCTGTCAAGATGATATGTCGCTACGCCCGTCAGATAGAGCGCTTGGACAGTGTAGAGGTACTTGGTTTCGTGGATGGCAAGGTGTCTGTTGACTGGGTGAAAGATGCGGGTGCATGTGTGCTTAATCTTTTAGCCAAAGGTTCGCTAAAGCACTGTAGAGAACAACTGCAGAAGACGCCAGAAGAACATCTGAGCGATATTAAAGCTGTGTTGGATTATGCTGACCGTAATGGCATCGCGGTGAATCTATATCTTGAGGATTGGTCGAGTGGTATGAAAGACTCACCCGATTATGTCTATCAGATGATGGACGAGTTGGTGGACTATCCGATACGCCGATTTATGCTTCCGGATACACTTGGAATAATGAATCCTCTGCAAGTGATAGAGTATTTCAGAAAGATGCTGAAGCGCTATCCTGATACGCATTTTGATTTCCACGCACATAATGACTATGACTTGGCTGTCAGCAACTCATTGGCAGCCGCATTGAGTGGTGCACGAGGTCTGCACGTCACAGTGAATGGTCTTGGCGAACGATGTGGCAATGCTCCATTGTCTAGTGTTCAAGTCATTCTGAAAGACCAGTTTAATGCTAAGACCAGCATCAACGAAAGTAAGCTGAACGACATCAGCCGTTTGGTTGAAAGCTATAGTGGCATTAGTATTGCACCTAATCAACCGATTATCGGAGACAATGTGTTTACTCAGGTGGCGGGTGTTCATGCCGATGGTGATAATAAAGGCGGACTCTATCATAATGAGCTGGTGCCCGAGCGATTTGGTCGGAAACGAGAATATGCTATGGGGAAAACCAGTGGCAAAGCAAACATTACACGTAATCTCCGAGAGTTGGGACTGGAGCTGACGGCAGAGCAAACCCAACGAGTGACAAAGCGAATTACTGAACTGGGAGATAGGAAAGAGGTCGTCACACAAGAGGATCTGCCATTCATTGTCAGCGATGTGCTGAAACATGATGTGGCTGAAGAGCGCGTGAAGTTAGTCAGCTATCAGGTGTCTTTGGCTTATGGCTTAAAACCTTTGGCAAATGTAAAGATAGAGATTAATGGTAATCAGTACGAGGGACACTCTTCCGGTGATGGTCAATATGACGCCTTTGTGAAAGCAATACGTAAGATCTACAAGGAGTATTTGGACCGTACATTCCCCCTTCTTGAGAATTATGCCGTAACCATCCCTCCTGGCGGACGAACTGATGCGTTGGTACAAACGGTTATTACATGGCAGATGGGTGATGGTAAGCTGATACGTACGCGAGGACTTGATGCAGACCAGACGGAGGCTGCTATCAAGGCTACGATTAAAATGCTGAATATTGTGGAGAGTAAACAATAG
- the leuD gene encoding 3-isopropylmalate dehydratase small subunit, with translation MKQKFSVITSTCVPLPLENVDTDQIIPARFLKATDKAGFGENLFRDWRYDKDNNPIQDFVLNDPTYSGCILVAGKNFGSGSSREHAAWAIAGYGFRVVISSFFADIHKNNELNNFVLPVVVSEAFLAELFQSINENPKMEVEVDLPNQLVTNKATGKSEYFEINGYKKHCLMNGLDDIDYLLQNKEKIEIWEKQNM, from the coding sequence ATGAAGCAGAAATTCAGCGTTATAACATCTACTTGTGTTCCACTTCCTCTTGAGAATGTGGATACCGATCAGATTATCCCTGCCAGATTCTTGAAAGCTACAGACAAGGCTGGATTTGGCGAAAATCTTTTCCGTGACTGGCGTTACGATAAGGATAATAATCCCATTCAGGATTTCGTGTTAAATGATCCGACGTATAGTGGTTGCATTTTGGTGGCAGGCAAGAACTTCGGTTCTGGTTCTAGTCGAGAACATGCAGCATGGGCTATTGCGGGATATGGATTCCGGGTGGTTATCAGTAGTTTCTTTGCCGACATACATAAGAACAACGAACTGAACAATTTTGTTCTTCCTGTAGTTGTGTCGGAAGCATTCCTTGCTGAACTCTTCCAAAGCATCAATGAGAATCCTAAAATGGAAGTTGAGGTCGATTTGCCTAACCAGTTAGTTACAAACAAGGCTACTGGAAAAAGTGAATATTTCGAAATCAACGGTTATAAGAAGCATTGCTTGATGAATGGATTGGATGATATTGACTATCTCTTGCAGAACAAAGAAAAAATAGAGATATGGGAAAAGCAGAACATGTGA
- the leuC gene encoding 3-isopropylmalate dehydratase large subunit — MNTLFDKIWDRHVVQKVEDGPTQLYIDRLYCHEVTSPQAFDGLRSRGLKCFRPERIYCMPDHNTPTHDQDKPIEDSVSRKQVDTLAHNAKEFGLTHYGMMSKDNGIIHVVGPEKGLSLPGMTIVCGDSHTSTHGAMGAVAFGIGTSEVEMVMASQCILQQKPKSMRITINGRLGKGVTPKDVALYLMSEISTSGATGYFVEYAGPVVKDMTMEGRLTLCNLSIEMGARGGFIAPDETTFNYIKGREFAPKGKAWDEAVAYWKTLKSDDDAVYDKELVFDAADIEPRITYGTNPGMGIGITSSIPADGEVNFHKALDYMGFRPGERLLGKKVDYVFLGACTNGRIEDFRAFASIVKGRKKCNHIIAWLVPGSWAVDKQIREEGLDRVLSEAGFDIRQPGCSACLAMNDDKIPAGKYSLSTSNRNFEGRQGPGARTILCSPLVAAAAAVTGVITDPRTLL; from the coding sequence ATGAATACGTTATTTGACAAAATATGGGATCGGCATGTCGTTCAGAAAGTTGAAGACGGTCCCACCCAGCTATATATCGACCGACTATATTGTCATGAGGTGACCTCGCCTCAAGCTTTTGATGGATTGAGGAGTAGGGGATTGAAGTGCTTTCGGCCCGAGCGTATCTATTGTATGCCAGACCACAACACGCCCACTCACGATCAGGATAAGCCCATAGAGGATTCTGTGTCGCGGAAGCAGGTAGATACGCTGGCCCATAATGCCAAGGAGTTTGGACTCACACACTATGGCATGATGTCTAAAGACAACGGCATTATACATGTGGTAGGACCCGAGAAGGGCCTTTCTTTGCCAGGAATGACTATCGTATGTGGAGATTCTCACACCTCAACACATGGAGCAATGGGAGCCGTTGCCTTTGGTATAGGCACTTCTGAGGTTGAGATGGTGATGGCTTCACAGTGCATTCTGCAGCAGAAGCCGAAGTCTATGCGTATCACCATCAATGGTCGTTTGGGCAAAGGCGTAACGCCGAAGGACGTCGCACTTTATTTGATGTCTGAGATCAGCACAAGTGGTGCTACGGGCTACTTTGTAGAATATGCCGGACCTGTGGTCAAGGATATGACTATGGAGGGACGTCTCACCCTGTGCAACCTGTCTATAGAGATGGGTGCACGAGGTGGATTCATTGCTCCAGATGAGACGACGTTTAATTATATAAAAGGTAGGGAGTTCGCGCCCAAGGGCAAAGCCTGGGACGAGGCTGTGGCCTATTGGAAGACGTTGAAAAGCGACGATGATGCCGTCTATGACAAAGAGCTGGTTTTTGATGCCGCCGATATAGAACCACGCATTACTTATGGCACAAATCCGGGTATGGGAATAGGTATTACTTCCTCTATACCTGCTGATGGTGAGGTGAACTTTCATAAAGCCTTGGATTATATGGGTTTCAGGCCCGGTGAAAGATTATTAGGTAAAAAGGTTGACTATGTCTTTCTTGGAGCCTGCACCAACGGACGTATAGAAGATTTCAGAGCATTTGCTTCTATTGTAAAAGGACGTAAGAAGTGTAATCATATTATTGCGTGGCTGGTTCCCGGTTCATGGGCGGTGGACAAACAGATTCGAGAAGAGGGTCTTGATAGAGTTCTGTCGGAGGCGGGCTTTGATATTCGTCAGCCGGGATGTTCGGCTTGTCTGGCCATGAATGATGATAAGATTCCTGCTGGAAAGTACAGCCTTTCAACAAGTAATCGTAACTTTGAAGGTCGCCAAGGCCCAGGTGCAAGGACTATTCTTTGTTCACCATTGGTTGCAGCAGCAGCCGCAGTTACTGGAGTAATAACCGATCCACGTACATTATTATGA